AATATGatttcccatatataaatctttacctccggaccattctggagctcctcgtgatgtcctggatctcatccgggactccgagaaacattcggtcaccaaagttaatatcccaatactactctagcgtcaccgaacgttaagcgtgcggaccctacgggttcaagaataatgtagacatgaccgagacacctctacgaTCAATAACAAATAGTGGGAGCTGGATgtccatattggttcccacatattctacgaagatctttatcggtcaaacttcGATGCCAAGGATTCAGCTAATCCCGTAtgcagttccctttgtctattggtatgttacttgaccgagattcgatcgtcggtatctccatacctagttcaatctcgttaccagcaagtctctttactcgttccgtaatacaagatcccgtggctaactcttTAGTCCTATTGCTTGCAAGCTCATTGTGATGCTGTATTACccagtgggccctgagatacctctctgtcatacgagtgacaaatctcagtcttgatccatgccaacttaACAGACACcctcagagatacctgtagagcatctttatagtcacccagttacgttgcgacgtttgatacacacaaggtactcctctggtgtcagtgagttgcatgatctcatggtcataggaacagatACTTGACATGCAAAAAACCGTAGCAAAAAACTTGATACGATCATATGCTACGTttatagtttgggtcttgtccatcacatcatttatcgttatcaaatgataactcatgtctatggctaggaaaccatagccatctttgatcaacgagctagtcctgTAGAAGCTCAATAGGGACATATTGTTGTTTGTGTAtccacatgtatttgagtttccaatcaatacaattatagcatcgACAATGAACAATTACAATGAAcaagaaaatataataataaccactttattattttCTCTAGGCCATATTTCCAACACTACTCACTACGCCCCTAACGAAACTCTGAGGCTGTAAACATTTGAAGCAACTCCACCAGAATTATTGAAAGACTAAAAAGATTTATGAATGagattacattcgaagtcaaggTTGCGGGATGTCATCCTACGCAAGACCCTACTCATTGAGTACTCAACAGTGACTGCCGCACGATTAACACTAACGAGGTAGCATCCGTCGCGCCTCAGCGGAGAAGGGGTGACGACGGCAGGGGCCTCAGCCCCGATGTGCTTGATTGGTGGAGTAAACGAGGGCGACGAGAACTAACACGACAGAGAGAACTGCACCTCGGCCCTGGTGCCCATGAATGGTGGTGTAGTCGTGGGCGGTGTCGATGACTCGCTTGCGTCTCCCCATCCTGATGGAGCCCGCATCAGCGACGAAGAAAGAGAGATGGCACCGGGTGAGGCAAGTATAGAAGGCACCAACCTCGGTGAGGAAGAACTCTGGTGCCACATCTATGGTGCTGGTAAGGTTTATCGTGTTGTATCGAATTAACTACATTCTCCTCCGTTTGTGCAGGCCCTGGTCAATTCCTCGAtatgttgcttgcttctcttcTGTCTTAAAAAAGTGAGGATTTCCAATGACATTTTGTACCCGAAACAAATGCACTATCAGGGTGTGCTACATCCATTTTCCAAATTAAATTGTTATACAATATACCATTTGTACATAATTCTTGTTTTGTTTTCCACATCATAAGAAGAAGGCAGCCGACCATATTGGCAACGGCTGGTAAACTCCATGCACGAACCGGGAGCCCCTTCCCTCGGCATGGATGACGTAGGCTGCGGGGGTTGGAGCAAGGAGTGACTGGAGCTGGAGCCCTGAGCAGTTACAGGCTGTGTGGCCGACTAGATGTCGCAACACGGCCTCGAGTGTGGAGGCGGAGAAGAGTTGGCGACTACGGTAGCGAATGAATGCTGCGAGCTGATATTACCCGACGTGTGCGAATGGTTCCATAAGTGCCCGAGTAGACGATGGATATTCATCGTCCGAAGCAGACGCACCGACTAAGTCTGAGCAGTCAAAGTATGAACGCCGGGAGAACCTGCTCGATCTGATCTTGCTGCGTGTGACGCGAGAGCCTGTGTGTCCCCACGCGACACAATAACAAGCCAACGCCGCTAGGTAGCCACCCTCCCCCTCCTGCGCCGCTGGCCGCTCCGGCCACCCCCACCGCGCCTAGCATGGCCGCGCCGCCCTGCTTCCGCCTTGGATCCGCGAGGCTGCTCAGCCCCTGGCTCGGACCCGCGGGATGgtccggcgcccccctcccccaccccgtTTGAGATCCCGGCCCCTGGCGCATCTTCAAGCCCGGATCCGGCGGCCCCGCCGCGCCTGCTGCTGCGGGATGAGTGCTCCGAGGCGCCTAACTCGGTAGACCCGACGGatctcaaccccccccccccctcgccagACGCCTTCAATCCATCGTCGTCGTCCCATCCCCAGCGGTCGCCCATTCCTCTTCGGGAATGGACGCAGACTGGACCAAGGTCTCCTCACGCAAAAGCCGCAAGGCAGCCCTGGATCCGCTGGTTTCTGCTAAGAAGAACGCGGCTCCGCGTTCAGACCGGCGGCCGGGCTTCAGTGCGGTGGGTGGCCGGGAGGCCTTCATAAGCCGCTTCCGCGGCCGCTGCTTCCGTTGCCTCAGCAAGCACCACCGTAGGAAGGACTGCCGCGACCCTCTCCGCTGCGTGATCTGCGAGCTTTGTGGTCATTTTGCTAGAGAGGGCCCCCAAAATCCACGCAACGGCCATGGCGGTCCTGCCTCCAGTCGGATAGGCCCGCTACCTCCTCGCACCTCTGTCCACGCTCGCCTGCGCTTCCCCACCCCGCCTCCATCGCCGCCGGCCCCTCTCTCCCCGACGGCTGCTGACATGGCTGAGCTCAGCTTGGTCGACCCGGCCAGGCGCCCTCGCTCAAGCCACAAGGTCGGCGAATCCACCCCGGCCATCGAGCAGAGCGTCTTCTTCCTCCGCCGCCACGCCGTCACGCTGCGTGCGGCCGACGGAGTCTGCACCACCTCGCCCATGGCGGTGGGCCGCACTTTTGAGGCGCAGCTGTGCGTCCCACCGCACCACCTGCGGGTGACGGCGCACAACCCGGAGGACTTCTTCGTCATCTTCACCCAGCCTGCCCACCACGACAACGCGGTGCGCGACGGCACCCTGCGCGTCGACGGCGTCAACTTCAACATCGCGCCATGGGGTGAAAACGACCACGCGGGCCATGGCATCTTCAACCTCCACGTCCGCTGCGTCATCGAGCACCTGCCTCAGCAGTACTGGACCCTGGAGGGCGTCCGAGAAGTGTTCGGCGACAAGGTGCGCATCGACCGCCTCGACAGCCGCACGCTGGAGCGCGACCACACCAAAACCTTCGCGTGCTGGGTGTGGGTCTGGGACATGGCGTTCATCCCCACCCGACACACCTACTGGAAGCTCCCTCAGGGCGCCGGCCGTGTCGAGGAGATGGAGGGCCATTCGCAGCCCGATCGCCGTGTCGCCCTGCCGCCCGGCGCCGAACGCTACGACCTGCTCATCCACGTCGACAGGGTGGAGGACTGGTCCCCCCGCTCACCGCACTCCTCCCACTCAGCTCAGAGCGGCCTACCCTCCTCCGACTCCGACCACGACGACAACTTGCCGCGCACCTTCCCGGGCACCTGGGTCATGCATGTGGAGGACGGCCAGACTGAGGAACGTCACCGCCGTCTGCAGCGCGCGCCGGTGGTGGACATGGGCTGCCGCGGTCTTCCTCATGGCGGCCCCCGCCGCGACGATGACGGGACGGGAGGCGGGGGCGGCGGCCGTCGCTCCTAGAAGGACACGCTGCTTGGGCGCGGGCGTAGCTCCAACGCCTCGTCAGGAGCGGACGGGGCCACTAGCAGAGTGCGCCAGCGTAGCCGCTCCCCTCCCCCCGCCGCTCCGGAAGCTCCAGAAATCCCAGCCAGCATGGTGGCCGTGACCGATCGTCCAACAAGGCATACCCAAGCAAGAAGAGGGCCGGCAAGCAGCGTCTGGCAAGCCAGGTGCACGTGCCCACCCCAACCCCTGCTGCGCGTGCGCTAGCCCCAGACGACGTGGAGGAGTTCTTCGCCACGGCAGACAAGTCACTCCCCGCCGCCCTGCCCCTGGGAGACGTCGTGGCGACCCAGCTTGATGAGATGATCGCGGCCTCGACGGTCGTGCCCCTCGACTTTGACGAGGGTGCAAAGAAGAGGAGGGGCAAGGAAGCGGCGGAGATGCCGGACGCCTTCAGCCCCACGCTCTCTGGAGCGTGCCACCACTCGGCTCTCCTCAGCTGCCAGACGCCGACGACTGCGGCCACGGTTGCTGTCCAGCTGGGAGAGGTCACGCAGCAAGTCCAGCACCTGGAGATTGCAGAATCCTCTGCCGCTCCTCGACGCCTCTTCTGTGACAAGCCGGCCCCTCTGCTTGGCATGCCGCAGTCCAAGCGCAGCTCGGCTCCACCCAAGATGCGTGCTACGTCCGTTCCCCCGCCACGACAGAGCGCTCGTCAGGTGGCCCAGAACTGCAAGGTGTCGGTGGCGCAGCGCGGTTCACTCCGGTTGGTCCAGGGACTAGGCCTTCTTGGACCGAAGGAAAAGATGACGAAGAAGGCCGCGGAGGCGCTCGTGCGCAGGTTCGATGAGCCCCTCTCCGACGAAGACATCGCTGTCATCGCCAAGCTCACCAGGCTGGGCAAGGACGCCCTGCGCATCGCTGCCGGCCTCAACGGGCCGGAAGGAGTCGCCGAGGAGGCCATGGTTTAATCATGTTAGGACCCCCCCTACCGTCTTGTAGCTGTAGTAGTAGTTTCCGGCGACGGCCAGGGCTCGGCTGGTTCGAGTTAGGTTTGCTTCCCTCCTGTAATAGTTGTAGGCTCAGGCCAGTCCGGCGCTGTCATGATTTGGGGCCTATTGGTGGTCGACGGCATCCCCCGGAGAGCTGGATGGTGTACCTGTTCGTTTTTAGTGATTGTAGTTGCCGGAGATCCCATCAGTGTCCAGATGAATGACGACCTGTCCACTCCTCCGATCATGAGCTGGAACGTACGCGGCCTGATCTCGCCGGCGAAGAGAGAAGCTGTTAGAGAAGTAGTTGCTGCACATCGCGCGGCCATTCTGTGCATGCAAGAGACCAAGATAGATGTTTGGTCGCCAGCCCTCGTCTGCGACATTGGTGGCGCAACGCTGCAAGGATGTGCGGTCATGCCCGCCATCGGCACCCGCGGTGGCATTGCCATTCTATGGAACCGAGACCTAGTAGATGTCGTCACCCACGCCGTTGGCCAATTTGCAATCACGGTCAGGATCACCATATCTAGACGCCCCACCTCCTTCTGGCTAACCTCGGTCTACGGACCAACTGACGACGCCAGCAAGGAGGCTTTCCTCGCTGAGATCTCGAGCGCTGCCCCGCCTGCTTCTGAGCCTTGGATTATCAACGGCGATTTTAATCAAATCTACGAGGCCAGGGAGAAGAACAACCTAAACCTCAATAGGAGGCTGATGGGCGCTTCAGGGCGGCCATAGATAGAGCTGGTCTCCGTCAGATCAAATGTGGCAACCGTAAGTTCACCTAGAGCAATGAGCGCGACAATCCAACCCTTGTGGGCATCGACAAGTTCTTCTGCAACGCGCCATGGGAGACCCTTTTCCCCatggccatgctcatggccgccTCCACGGCCTGCTCAGACCACTGCCCGCTTGTGCTGACAGATGCGGCGGGACCCCGCCGTCACAAATGCTTCAAGTTCGAGCCCTTCTGGCCGCGCTTCGCGGACACGGTGACCGCGGCCTGGGCGCGGCCGGTGGCTGCTTCATGTGCGTTCGCCCGCCTCCACGTCAAGCTTGCCCGTACGGCCAAGGACCTCCGCATTTGGAGCCAGAGCCTTTTCGGCGATGCAAAGCTGCAATTCCATATGGCCTGCGAGGTCATCTTGCGCCTCGACGAAGCCCAGGAAAGGCGCCAGCTCTCACCGGCTGAACGCGACCTGCGCAAGAGCCTCAAGCTCAGGTTGCTGGGGCTGGCAGCGATCGAGCACTGCAGGAAGAGGCAAGCCTCTAGGCTCAGCTGGCTGCGCTCCGGCGACGCCCCAACAAAGTTCTTCATGGCAAAAATCTGCTCGCGAAGGAGAAAGAGCTTCATACATTCTCTGAAGATCAATGAAACAGTGGTCACGGCGCACAGCGACAAAGAAGCAGCCATTCACGACCACTTTGACAGCATGCTAGGCTCTACAAAGCAGCGATCAACTACAATAAACTGGGGGCAAATTCACATGCCAACAATCCAAGGCGGTGGGTTGGACAACCCCTTTTCAGAGGAGGAGGTGTGGGCGGCAATTCTGGCCACCCCGGTAGAAAAAGCACCTGGACCGGACGGTTTCAATGGCACATTCTTCCGATCGTGCTGGCTGATAATCAAAGAAGATGTCATGCAGGCCTTCAACCAATTCTACACCCTTGCTGGCAGCAACTTGGGCTTGCTCAACTCGGCGATCGTTGCCTTAATCCCCAAGAAAGAAGGCGCGTGCGGCATCAGCGACTATCGTCCGATTAGCCTGATACACTCCATAGCCAAGCTAGTCTCCAAAGTGCTCTCCATCAGGCTCGCCCCGGTTGTTCAACGCATCATATCGCCGGCCCAGACAGCTTTCCTGAAAACCAGATGCCTTCATGATAGTTTCGTCTACGTCCAAAACTGTGTTAGAGCTCTGCACCGCAAAAAGACGCCGGCTGTCCTCCTCAAACTAGACATCTCTAGAGCCTTTGATAACGTATCTTGGGAATACCTGCTCGAGCTCATGGTGAATTTAGGGTTTAGTGCTAGATGGCGTGATTGGATCACCCTGCTGCTAGCCACTTCATCGTCGGCCTTCCTCCTCAACAGCGTCCCCGGCCAAACTATCATGCACCGGCGCGGCCTACGGCAGGGCGACCCTCTGTCGCCGTTTCTGTTCATCCTTGCGATCGATCCCATCCATCGCCTACTTAAAGCGGCTGAAGAAGAACTCCACATTGCGCCGGTGCCAGGCAGGGAGATCAAATTTAGGGTTAGCTTATACGTGGACGACGCCATTATTTTTGCAAATCCCATCAAGAAGGAGATCGACTACATTATGGATATGCTAGAGAGCTTCGGCGACGCCACGGGCCTGAAGATAAACAATGCCAAGTCCACGGCAACTCCGATTCGCTGCAACGACATCGACctcattgttggaaatatgccctagaggcaataataaaatggttattattatatttccttgttcatgataattgtctattgttcatgctataattgtattaactggaagccgtaatacatgtgtgaatacatagaccacaacatgtccctagtgagcctctagttgactagctcgttgatcaatggatggttattgtttcctgaccatggacattggatgtcattgataacgggatcacatcattaggagaatgatgtgatggacaagacccaatcctaagcatagcacaagatcgtgtagttcgtttgctaagagcttttctaatgtcaagtatcatttccttagaccatgagattgtgcaactcccggataccgtaggaatgctttgggtttaccaaacgtcacaacataactgggtggctataaaggtacactacaggtatctccgaaagtgtctgttgggttggcacgaatcgagactaggatttgtcactccgtataacagagaggtatctctgggcccactcggtaatgcatcatcataatgagctcaatgtgactaagtagttagtcgcgggatcatgcattacggaacgagtaaagtgactagccggtaacgagattgaacgaggtattgggataccgacgatcgaatctcgggcaagtaacataccgattgacaaagggaattgtatacgggattgattgaatccccggcatcgtggttcatccgatgagatcatcgtggaacatgtgggagccaacatgggtatccagatcccgctgttggttattggccggagaacgtctcggtcatgtctgcatggttcccgaacccgtagggtctacacacttaaggttcgatgacgctagggttatagggaatagatatacgtggttaccgaatgttgttcggagtcctggatgagatcccggacgtcacgaggagttccggaatggtccagaggtaaagaataatatataggaagtgaggttttggccaccggaaaagtttcgggcgtcaccggtaatgtaccgggaccaccggagggttccgggggtccaccgggaggggccatcaaccccggaggcctgcgtgggccaagtgtgggaagggaccagcccctaggtgggctggcgcgcctcccacaagaggcccaaggcgcatggaaaggggaagggggaaaaccctaggctcagatgggcctaaggcccacctagggtgcgccccctctctccccctcttggccgccctctccatccaatctagggctgccgccccctaggggtgggaaccctagagggggcgcacccacttcccctcctcctataaatagtgagggttttggggctgcagaagacacgagtctccctctctcttggcgcagccctacccctctccctcctcgtctctcgcagtggttggcgaagccctgctggagtgccacgctcctccaccaccaccacgccgtcgtgctgctgctggacggagtcttcccacacctccccctctcccttgctggatcaaggcgcgggagacgtcaccgggctgcacgtgtgttgaacgcggaggcatcgttgttcggtgcttagatcggattcggccgcgatctgaatcgcttcgtgtacgacttcACCAACcccgttcttgcaacgcttccgcatcgcgatcttcaagggtatgaagatgtactcccctgtctcttgttgctagttactccatagattgatcttggtgatgcgtagaaaattttgaatttctgctacgttccccaacagtggcatcatgagctaggtctatgcgtagtttctatgcacgagtagaacacaagttgttgtgggcgttgattttgttcaatttgcttaccgttactagtcttatcttgattcggcggcattgtgggatgaagcggcccggaccgaccttacacgtactcttacatgagacaggttccaccgactgacatgcacttgatgcataaggtggctagcgggtgtctgtctctcccactttagttggatcggattcgatgaaaaggttccttatgaagggtaaatagcaattggcatatcaccgttgtggcttttgcgtaggtaagaaacattcttgctagaaacccatagcagccacgtaaaacatgcaacaacaattagaggacgtctaacttgtttttgcaaggtatgctatgtgatgtgatatggccaaaaggatgtgatgaatgatatatgtgatgtatgagattgatcatgttcttgtaataggaatcacgacttgcatgtcgatgagtatgacaaccggcaggagccataggagttgtcttaatttattgtatgacctgcgtgtcaatgaaaacaccatgtaattactttactttattgctaaccgttagccatagtagtagaagtaatagttggcgagagaacctcatgaagacacgatgatggagatcatggtgtcatgccggtgacgaaggtgatcatgccacgCCTCGAAGATGGGGATcaaaaaggcgcaagatgatattggccatatcatgtcactttatgatttgcatgtgatgtgtgtcatgtttacatcttattagcttagaacgacggtagcataaataagatgatccctctctaaaatttcaagaatgtgttccccctaactgtgcaccgttgtgaaggatcgttgtttcgaagcaccacgtgatgattgggtgtgatagattctaacgttcgcatacaacgggtgtaagccagatttacacatgcgaaacacttaggttgacatgacgagcctagcatgtacagacatggcatcggaacacaagagaccgaaaggtcgaacatgagtcgtatggcagatacgatcaacatgaagatgttcaccgatgatgactagtccgtctcacgtgatgatcggacacggcctagttgactcggatcatgtatcacttagatgactagagggatgtctatctgagtgggagttcattaaataatcagatgaacttaattatcatgaacatagtcaaaatgtctttgcaaattatgtcgtagcttatgctttagttctactgtttaagatatgttcctagagaaaatttagttgaaagttgatagtagcaattatgcggactgggtccgcaaagtaaggattgtcctcattgctgcacagaaggcttatgtgtgctgaacctcgagcgtcgtttgtagatgttgcgaacatctgacatacacgttttgatgactacgtgatagttcagtgcgtaatgttaaaacggtatagaattgaggcgccgaagacgttttgaaacgtcgcggaacatatgagatgtttcaaggGCTGAAATTCGGATTTCAGGCttgtgcccacgtcaagaggtgtgagacctccgacaagtttcttaagcctacaaactaagggagaaaatgtcacgaccggttttccaataaaaatatttattgagagaccgatcccttttacggaccagtagagaagaatccttctcactggtagacaatttcttgatcacagaagaaaaaccaggagtactaaatataatacaaggttgagcagagactgctcAACAAATTATTACAAACATgccgatattacacataaaggcggatagggtggcataactactgactcacaataaacgcggtggtggatatatcacagcgaagtgggtgacatgactcctgaatctaacagctcttcgagcgtcgaagtgaggctcgaggatacttattgtgggtggcggaagcgtatataatacaagtgaccaatatccaggatcgcacgggactgactgggactcctctaggcgtcggactcactatcaaactcttcatccatgagatcgccttcgtcaacatctggccaaatcaacaagccaggtgagtactatgaaagtactcgcaagacagttcggacatacgatataacaaatgtaaacatgatgcatatgaacagattaacaagcgcatcagacaatgagataataatgcatgggaaataaaagggaagtcgggcggtagtcctcccgaaatcccaaagtaatactgagggccaatcgagtgtctgaatgactcctcgaaaggatacaaatgaaataacaatgccgcagtcgggcgtcatggcgacaccacataaagggcttataaaggaaaaataaataacagtgcatgccacagtcggacgtctgaagcgacatcacataaagggcttatatcaaaggtaaatagcgggcgtgccacagtcggacgtctgagcgacatcacataaagggcttatattgaaagtaaataacaagagtgccacagtcggacgtctgagcgacatcacataaagggcttatattgaaagtaaatgacaagagtgccacagtcggacgtctgagcgacatcacataaagggcttatatttcacaacttaatATTCCAGTAGCTTATGAATTTAAttcatttcaagggaatattcaggtacgatATAAATGAAGGTTGTTCCATCCccaggaataacaattcaaacgTGTATACCACTCAatcttgttcaccggggatttaccacgaggattgacatagatatggatatactggccatggtccttgaccatggacacgatgacttggaaggatttgactctgcagagtttgtactttaaccacagccaacggatttcagtagtcacggggactagttccgtttacggtgttttggaagaaacacatctaaccagtacacacccattcaacattccgatgccaggaatcaccctcggcaacgttcaagaaaaactttgagacggggaggctacaacctcgcgtagcatgggatcaaatttatatacgcgcgctctaaggggtgcccccctctcggtcccaaccggaaacacccatgccccctgatcggatgactggctttaatccagggccatggaaccctcatcccagCCCCTCTATTttgtgtgtacacggaaagaggttaacaacttactaaaccgtatcctttgcagaaaacatgtggcagcacggaaggggaagaacgataacgtgactcagtccacgttaacgtcggagtttatcggatgtcttaaggctggcatgctacaacaataccaccttactgcctttcatgtcaccacatgactaggccatctctcatcagagatcacagtaacttcggaacacacggatagttgccttacatgcaacgagatactcaccgatgctcatatgtcatgcacaaaccattcaagcaaacatgcaaaacacctatcatatcgaaggttcaaacatgcttgcctggttcggagaagtcggagtctagctcagcgaagttcgcggctccgtcacctcctccggaacctacggtataacgaaatcgtatactaacgtgaacatcgacgcgtgcataaaatttgttctgaaatttttccaaataaatactataaaaaactagacaaaaatataagactgacagaaaaagaa
This genomic window from Aegilops tauschii subsp. strangulata cultivar AL8/78 chromosome 4, Aet v6.0, whole genome shotgun sequence contains:
- the LOC141022020 gene encoding uncharacterized protein; the encoded protein is MNDDLSTPPIMSWNVRGLISPAKREAVREVVAAHRAAILCMQETKIDVWSPALVCDIGGATLQGCAVMPAIGTRGGIAILWNRDLVDVVTHAVGQFAITVRITISRRPTSFWLTSVYGPTDDASKEAFLAEISSAAPPASEPWIINGDFNQIYEAREKNNLNLNRRLMGASGRP